Proteins encoded together in one Altererythrobacter epoxidivorans window:
- a CDS encoding HWE histidine kinase domain-containing protein encodes MSLGPRKYDLTECDREPIHQLGYIQPFGAMIAVNGDWNIAHASANVAEILGTGAAVEPGAPLSDVFIQPAVERLRDTVRRLQEIDQVERMFASRLLRDGALFDLAVHQAGPLVIIEFERHQEQDSSHHLDHLRPLIRTLDRIDNVDALCDRAAGLIKDLLGFDRVMVYKFHPDGSGEVVSEAREEHLESFHGLRYPRTDIPEQARELYLRNRFRIISDINAAPVPIEPQESVLGEPVDLSMSMLRAVSPIHIEYLQNMGVGASLSISIVIGGKLWGLFACHHYSARVLPFPLRTVAELFSQLFSLTLERSLQSAKEGLLERGRRMHDQLMMQLAGGNSLADSLPQLVSILKDVIVHDGMSIYLDGTYRSQGSAPDAEEFKALIPALNGAPTSKVIATSALADQLKSAKPFVERAAGALIVPISRSPRDYLVLWRKEEAQTVRWAGNPEKVVEETENGIRLSPRKSFAQWEETVSGRSSPWTPDELQIAESLRNTLIEVVLRLTDAAVRDRSRAQEQQELLIAELNHRVRNILNLIRSLVAQSQHDAANIEDYSQIIGGRISALASAHDNITRQNWSPAPLSALIEAEVEAYLQEKAERLLIQGEDVLIAPEAYTVLALVMHELVTNSAKYGSLCDRRGHLQVNLRRDHEGDLHIEWREIGGPEVKEPTRRGFGSTIIERSIPFDLKGEATVRYEPDGLQADFLVPAQYVFDMDEQMVGEKALNGETRQVSAPTPTGSLPQRVLIVEDSIIIALDTQECLKQLGVPNVEVAASVAAALDEIEKHRPDFAIVDFNLGAETSEPVQEKLRELNIPHVLATGYGEQTLDTSHDSNKGVIIKPYGKAEIEKVIGGRG; translated from the coding sequence ATGTCGCTGGGTCCCAGAAAATATGATCTGACTGAGTGCGATCGCGAGCCGATCCACCAGCTTGGCTATATCCAGCCCTTCGGCGCCATGATCGCCGTCAATGGCGACTGGAACATCGCCCATGCCTCCGCCAACGTAGCCGAAATCCTCGGCACAGGTGCGGCGGTCGAGCCCGGTGCTCCGCTGTCCGACGTCTTCATCCAGCCAGCTGTCGAAAGGTTGCGCGATACAGTAAGGCGCCTGCAGGAAATCGACCAGGTCGAGCGCATGTTCGCCTCGCGCCTGCTCCGCGACGGAGCCCTGTTCGACCTCGCCGTCCACCAGGCGGGGCCGCTGGTGATCATTGAATTCGAACGGCACCAGGAACAGGATTCGAGCCACCACCTCGACCATCTCCGGCCGCTCATCCGCACGCTCGACCGGATCGACAACGTCGATGCGCTGTGTGACCGTGCCGCCGGCCTGATCAAGGACCTGCTCGGCTTCGACCGGGTCATGGTCTACAAATTCCATCCCGATGGCAGCGGCGAGGTCGTGTCCGAAGCGAGGGAAGAACACCTCGAAAGCTTTCACGGACTGCGTTATCCGCGCACCGATATTCCCGAACAGGCGCGCGAGCTTTACCTGCGCAACCGGTTCCGCATCATCAGCGACATCAACGCTGCACCTGTGCCGATCGAGCCGCAGGAATCTGTACTCGGAGAACCCGTCGACCTGAGCATGAGCATGCTCCGCGCAGTGTCGCCGATCCACATCGAATATCTGCAGAACATGGGCGTAGGCGCATCCCTGTCGATTTCGATCGTCATCGGCGGCAAGCTCTGGGGCCTGTTCGCGTGCCACCATTATTCCGCACGGGTCCTGCCCTTCCCGCTTCGCACCGTGGCAGAGCTTTTCTCGCAGCTTTTCTCGCTTACCCTCGAACGGAGCCTGCAATCGGCGAAAGAGGGCCTGCTCGAACGCGGGCGGCGGATGCACGACCAGCTGATGATGCAGCTCGCCGGAGGCAATTCGCTTGCCGACAGCCTGCCTCAGCTTGTCAGCATCCTGAAGGACGTGATCGTACATGACGGCATGTCGATCTATCTTGACGGCACCTATCGCAGCCAGGGCTCGGCGCCCGATGCAGAAGAATTCAAGGCTCTCATCCCCGCCTTGAACGGCGCCCCGACGAGCAAGGTCATCGCCACCAGCGCGCTGGCCGACCAGCTCAAATCGGCGAAACCCTTCGTCGAACGGGCGGCAGGGGCGTTGATCGTGCCGATCTCTCGCAGTCCGCGCGACTACCTCGTCCTGTGGCGCAAGGAAGAAGCGCAGACTGTTCGCTGGGCAGGCAATCCGGAAAAGGTGGTTGAGGAAACCGAAAACGGAATCCGCCTTTCGCCGCGCAAGAGCTTTGCCCAATGGGAAGAGACCGTCAGCGGCCGGAGTTCACCCTGGACGCCGGACGAACTGCAAATCGCGGAAAGCCTGCGCAACACGCTGATCGAGGTGGTCTTGCGCCTGACCGACGCCGCGGTTCGCGATCGCAGCCGGGCGCAGGAACAGCAAGAGCTGTTGATCGCAGAGCTCAACCACCGCGTCCGCAATATCCTCAATCTGATCCGCAGCCTCGTCGCGCAATCTCAGCACGATGCCGCCAACATAGAGGACTACAGCCAGATCATCGGCGGGCGCATCAGCGCACTGGCGAGCGCACATGACAATATCACCCGCCAGAACTGGTCGCCGGCCCCGCTAAGCGCATTGATCGAGGCCGAAGTAGAAGCCTATCTCCAGGAGAAGGCGGAGCGCCTGCTGATCCAGGGCGAAGACGTGTTGATCGCGCCGGAGGCCTACACGGTGTTGGCGCTGGTGATGCACGAGCTGGTCACGAATTCGGCAAAATACGGCAGCCTGTGCGATCGTCGCGGGCACTTGCAGGTCAATCTTCGCCGCGACCACGAAGGCGACCTGCACATAGAATGGCGCGAAATTGGCGGACCCGAGGTCAAGGAACCGACCCGCCGCGGATTCGGATCGACCATCATTGAACGTTCGATCCCGTTCGACCTGAAGGGTGAGGCGACGGTCCGCTACGAGCCCGATGGCCTGCAGGCGGATTTCCTCGTCCCGGCACAATATGTGTTCGACATGGACGAACAAATGGTCGGCGAGAAGGCACTCAATGGCGAGACCCGCCAGGTTTCGGCTCCCACCCCGACCGGTTCGCTCCCCCAGCGTGTGCTGATCGTCGAGGATTCGATAATCATCGCGCTCGACACACAGGAATGCCTGAAACAGCTCGGGGTCCCCAATGTCGAGGTGGCGGCGAGCGTCGCAGCGGCACTGGACGAGATCGAGAAGCACCGTCCGGATTTTGCCATCGTGGACTTCAACCTCGGCGCAGAGACCAGCGAACCGGTTCAGGAAAAACTGCGCGAATTGAACATCCCGCACGTCCTAGCGACCGGTTACGGCGAGCAGACGCTCGACACGAGCCACGATTCGAACAAGGGCGTGATCATCAAGCCCTATGGCAAGGCGGAAATCGAGAAGGTTATCGGCGGCCGGGGCTGA
- a CDS encoding mannose-1-phosphate guanylyltransferase, translating into MNTMRIHPVILCGGSGTRLWPKSRKARPKPFIPLIGDKTLFQAALSRVKGDEFAPATIVAGPQHVDLIEAQARGHDLQIVVEPCARNTAPAIALAAARLDPGDVMLVCPSDHFIADEDAFRDAARAAFQLAREDKLVAFGITADRPETGYGYIRRGKPLSGGYSVAEFVEKPDAGRAMQFLASGEYAWNGGIFVFRACAVLSELRRQRPDMAELVAAAVANGSESGTLFHPDAESFAGIAGESIDYAVMEGAKDAAVVPVSMGWSDIGSWAALHDALETDEDGNSVEGPAQLLDCENVLSISDGPRISAVGVKDLCIVVDGDEVLVTSRDGAQLVGKLDGAANQ; encoded by the coding sequence ATGAACACTATGCGCATTCATCCGGTCATCCTCTGCGGGGGCAGCGGCACGCGTCTCTGGCCGAAAAGCCGCAAGGCCCGTCCCAAGCCCTTCATTCCGCTGATCGGCGACAAGACGCTGTTCCAGGCGGCACTTTCGCGGGTGAAGGGTGACGAATTTGCGCCAGCGACGATCGTCGCTGGGCCGCAGCACGTCGATCTCATTGAAGCCCAGGCGCGTGGACATGATCTGCAGATCGTTGTCGAGCCTTGCGCGCGCAACACCGCACCGGCCATTGCGCTTGCGGCGGCCAGGCTCGATCCCGGCGACGTCATGCTGGTGTGTCCGAGCGATCATTTCATCGCCGACGAAGATGCCTTTCGCGATGCCGCACGCGCTGCCTTCCAGCTAGCCCGCGAGGACAAGCTGGTCGCTTTCGGGATTACCGCGGATCGACCGGAAACAGGATATGGTTACATCCGCCGGGGCAAGCCGCTGTCGGGTGGCTATTCGGTCGCGGAATTCGTCGAGAAGCCCGATGCCGGGCGAGCGATGCAATTCCTCGCCAGTGGCGAGTACGCATGGAATGGCGGCATCTTCGTTTTTCGTGCCTGCGCGGTATTGAGCGAGTTGCGACGCCAACGGCCGGACATGGCCGAACTGGTTGCAGCGGCCGTTGCAAACGGTTCGGAAAGCGGCACCCTGTTCCATCCCGATGCCGAAAGCTTTGCCGGGATCGCCGGTGAATCGATCGACTATGCGGTAATGGAAGGCGCGAAGGACGCCGCCGTCGTGCCTGTGTCGATGGGCTGGTCGGACATCGGCAGCTGGGCCGCCTTGCACGATGCGCTGGAAACCGACGAAGATGGAAACAGTGTGGAAGGGCCCGCACAATTGCTAGATTGTGAGAATGTCCTGTCGATCAGCGACGGACCTCGCATCTCCGCTGTCGGAGTAAAAGACCTGTGCATTGTCGTCGATGGCGACGAAGTCCTGGTGACTTCGCGCGATGGTGCGCAACTGGTCGGGAAACTGGACGGCGCGGCCAATCAGTAA
- a CDS encoding ATP-binding protein → MNSINLPDTRAAIAGPGLQREVSIGLAAALAFGIVAFASIELTRGDGRIAAVWIPNALAVVFMLRVRLAREWLFLGSLFAGNVLANVFAGDDAWHAIGLAACNLAEILIAVHLSRRFCGMRPDMEDIGQLSRFVGAAAIAAPFASATLAMAILGGDGPASLVLWLKWAVTDGLGMIIIAPASLIIVDSWRRRRWPSRREAIEWSILTIAGTTMTVAVFAQTEFPLLFLTGLVVLSHAFRLGALGTAFSVTKVASIATVFTSLELGPINLIQHSDSAEIVVLQGFIAAAFLMGLPVAAILSGRNRLIQEIEQSRRELALLADNITDAVLRFDLDGVCTYASPSVGEVLGEPAAAFRGTRASDRAHPDAIDRISEAEERLLSGEAEKQRFTYRRLLDDPHGKPVYIEADCAIARAPATGEAEGIVVSARDVTARVELELQLVRARRHAEDAAHAKSQFLANMSHEIRTPMNGVLGFAELLLQEPLEGKQRRHAELIVQSGRSMMLLLNDILDLSKIEAGQIVIEQSPVDIVRLIDECVALQMAAAEGKGLELEVDAGSDECWSVTDALRLRQIVLNLIGNAIKFTMQGSIQVSIETGDGRLEISVRDTGIGIPEDRLEDIFTPFEQGDSNTDRKYGGTGLGLSISRQLAELLGGSLGVTSREGIGTEFTICLPLVETAAPAIDSVPKGEPESTDLPEKARILLVEDHDVNRLLVTEMLERCDQQVNVAHDGNAAISMVLDAHARGEPFALVLMDVQMPDCDGYSATRAIRAEGIGPATLPIIALTANAFPEDIAAARDSGMQGHLAKPLVFAELVATLQRWLPTTIVEDDRSAATVLPDDLPRAVPRRHSDKILATWQERRREAIDAVAQALRSGSLTGVDGEDLARLVHKLAGTAGMFGEDRLGECAAAFERALRSEVDPEVREELARDLLEAA, encoded by the coding sequence ATGAACAGCATAAACTTGCCGGATACCCGTGCCGCCATTGCAGGTCCAGGATTGCAGCGGGAGGTATCGATCGGTTTGGCCGCTGCATTGGCGTTCGGGATCGTCGCCTTTGCCAGCATTGAGCTCACCCGCGGGGACGGTCGCATCGCTGCGGTATGGATACCCAATGCACTGGCGGTGGTGTTCATGCTCAGGGTGCGCCTCGCCCGCGAGTGGCTGTTCCTGGGATCGCTGTTTGCCGGGAATGTCCTTGCGAACGTTTTTGCAGGCGACGATGCCTGGCACGCTATCGGCCTTGCCGCCTGCAACCTTGCCGAGATCCTGATCGCGGTTCACCTGTCGCGACGCTTCTGCGGGATGCGGCCTGACATGGAGGATATCGGCCAGTTGTCGCGCTTCGTGGGCGCGGCTGCGATTGCCGCCCCCTTCGCCTCGGCCACCCTCGCAATGGCAATTCTTGGCGGCGATGGCCCCGCCTCCCTAGTCTTGTGGCTGAAATGGGCGGTCACCGACGGCCTCGGCATGATCATAATCGCGCCCGCGTCACTCATCATCGTCGATTCTTGGCGGCGACGACGCTGGCCCTCCCGCCGCGAGGCGATCGAATGGTCGATCCTGACCATTGCCGGCACGACCATGACGGTAGCGGTTTTTGCGCAGACCGAATTTCCCTTGCTGTTCCTGACCGGCCTGGTCGTGCTTTCCCATGCGTTCCGGCTCGGCGCGTTGGGGACTGCTTTTTCGGTGACCAAGGTCGCGAGCATCGCGACGGTCTTCACTTCGCTGGAGCTAGGACCGATCAACCTGATCCAGCATTCCGACAGCGCGGAAATCGTCGTGCTGCAAGGCTTCATTGCCGCAGCCTTCCTGATGGGACTTCCGGTCGCGGCAATCCTGTCGGGGCGCAATCGCCTCATACAGGAGATCGAACAGAGCCGCCGCGAACTTGCCCTGCTCGCAGACAACATCACCGACGCCGTTCTGCGGTTCGATCTCGACGGGGTCTGCACCTATGCGTCTCCGTCAGTCGGCGAGGTGCTGGGCGAACCGGCCGCGGCGTTTCGGGGAACGCGTGCGAGCGATCGCGCGCATCCCGATGCCATCGACAGGATAAGCGAAGCGGAAGAGAGGCTGCTGTCCGGTGAAGCGGAAAAGCAACGCTTCACCTATCGCCGCCTGCTCGACGATCCGCATGGAAAACCGGTCTATATCGAGGCCGATTGCGCCATCGCGCGCGCACCCGCGACCGGCGAAGCCGAGGGTATCGTGGTATCGGCCCGCGATGTGACTGCCCGGGTCGAGCTGGAACTGCAGCTTGTTCGGGCCCGCAGGCACGCGGAAGACGCCGCGCATGCAAAATCGCAATTCCTCGCCAATATGAGCCACGAGATACGCACGCCCATGAACGGCGTGCTCGGATTTGCCGAACTGCTCCTGCAGGAGCCGCTGGAGGGAAAGCAGAGGCGGCATGCCGAGCTGATCGTGCAGTCGGGCCGTTCGATGATGCTGCTGCTCAACGACATTCTCGACTTGTCGAAGATCGAGGCAGGCCAGATCGTGATCGAGCAGTCGCCAGTCGATATCGTCCGGTTGATCGATGAGTGCGTGGCGCTGCAAATGGCTGCTGCCGAGGGCAAGGGACTTGAGCTCGAAGTAGACGCCGGTTCGGACGAATGCTGGAGCGTCACCGATGCGCTTCGCCTGCGCCAGATCGTGCTCAACCTGATCGGCAATGCGATCAAGTTCACCATGCAGGGTTCGATCCAGGTTTCCATAGAGACCGGCGACGGGCGGCTCGAAATTTCGGTCCGGGACACCGGCATCGGCATCCCGGAAGACCGGCTGGAGGATATTTTCACCCCGTTCGAACAGGGCGACAGCAACACTGACCGGAAATACGGCGGGACGGGGCTTGGCCTTTCGATCAGCCGACAGCTCGCGGAATTGCTCGGCGGAAGCCTTGGAGTGACATCGAGGGAAGGGATCGGCACGGAATTCACCATCTGCCTCCCGCTGGTCGAAACGGCCGCACCCGCCATCGACAGCGTGCCAAAGGGAGAACCGGAGAGCACGGACTTGCCGGAAAAGGCCCGGATTCTATTGGTCGAGGACCACGACGTGAACCGTCTGCTGGTTACCGAAATGCTCGAGCGGTGCGATCAGCAGGTGAATGTCGCGCATGACGGCAATGCGGCCATTTCGATGGTGCTGGACGCCCATGCGAGGGGCGAACCCTTTGCCCTAGTGCTGATGGATGTTCAGATGCCCGATTGCGACGGGTACTCCGCGACGCGCGCCATTCGCGCGGAAGGCATCGGCCCTGCGACCCTTCCCATAATAGCGCTCACGGCAAACGCCTTCCCGGAAGACATTGCAGCAGCGCGGGATTCTGGGATGCAGGGGCACCTGGCAAAGCCGCTGGTGTTCGCGGAACTGGTTGCAACTTTGCAGCGCTGGTTGCCCACGACAATCGTGGAGGACGACAGGTCAGCGGCCACAGTTTTACCTGACGATCTGCCGCGTGCCGTGCCGCGCAGGCATTCGGACAAGATCCTCGCGACATGGCAGGAACGCCGCCGCGAAGCGATCGATGCCGTCGCGCAGGCGCTGCGCAGCGGCAGCCTGACCGGTGTCGATGGTGAGGATCTGGCACGGCTGGTCCACAAGCTGGCCGGAACCGCAGGGATGTTTGGCGAAGACAGGCTGGGCGAATGCGCCGCGGCGTTCGAGCGTGCCCTGCGCAGCGAGGTCGATCCCGAAGTCAGGGAAGAACTGGCCCGCGACCTGCTCGAGGCTGCCTGA
- a CDS encoding TonB-dependent receptor → MKLKYLLAASVVSLSAAATFVAPAAAQQITSGVSGQVTDEAGAPISGATVTVTDTRTGATRTVTASNDGQFRIDTLTSGGPYTVTASAPGFEGQSIEDQFISVQGTTQYTFALSSAAVGSENVIVVSASRVNVTQLAVGPGSGFSEVVLETAPSFDRDVRDIIRIDPRVTLDPDTSSGQNRISCLGGNDRSNAFTVDAISQGDLYGLNGNGFASRSSTPIPYAAIRETSVEFAPFDVEYGQFTGCAINVITRSGSNEFHGSAFYEYSDDGLRGGDVADVRTTPVEPQKNWGASLGGPIIKDRLFFFGAYSHQESGEAFDFGPQGGGFANETPGITVADFERFSSILSTKYGIETGPLVYNLPYENDRYFGRLDFQINDDHRLEATYQRLDESTVKRDGIFTSITSPTLTGLNNFYNSGTKSEYYSARLYSDWSDQFSTELRYAHSQIDDIQDPVGGGEAQSGNPIPQINVGIEQNGIRGSFQAGPGTFRMANQLNTTVDYATAIARIKAGDHTFKIGTTWNQVEIFNLFVPGSSGTLNFASLDDLEAGILTNGSSTSGFFGSNLVNNRVVGAVGAASATGDVNDAAAQFKRTTWSFFAQDDWQMTDRLSAIIGVRVDMYDGDRPGFNPLFADRYNERSNSISFSNLPVSFLPRAAFTYEADDFGPFSRPTVRLGAGIFSGGDPLVWFGNAFQNNGITYAEGRLNSSTCSGLSSPYNVLQGGTFTGVPDCVFQAGQNIAAQGRGDTQSIDPDIKTPSVVRFNAGFESGLDLASSGFFSDWNLKTDFIYSHFRDPFTVADLSQVIDYREGLNGYTIDGRPIYAAIDPTNAGCTAVFQGNNPGPIFSNVNDPCFATSRDDELVLTNAGSFNSWTASFLLSKSAYRGIFTEGGRIDFSLGYAYTDAQDRRAMTSSTAGSNYDRTLAFDLQNPAAADSIYSNTHNITARVSLAEEFFADHKTRLTATFTARSGRHYGLAFAGGGVFNDSSSGSDNAVVYLPTGVSDPNISPLSDMGAVQDLADFAAGLDCAKDYIGQSIARNTCENDWYYDLDLKLSQDLPGPGSFFGLDDSIQVYGMIDNFLNLLDKDWNVLRSRQYAGQQPVADIDGVDSEGRYIITDFIGEENFEADNQLYIPASVWRIKLGVSYKF, encoded by the coding sequence ATGAAACTCAAGTATCTCTTGGCTGCCAGCGTCGTTTCGCTGTCGGCGGCTGCGACTTTCGTAGCGCCCGCCGCGGCGCAGCAGATTACCTCGGGCGTTTCCGGCCAGGTAACCGACGAAGCCGGTGCACCGATCTCCGGCGCGACCGTTACCGTCACCGACACCCGTACCGGCGCGACCCGCACGGTCACCGCCAGCAACGACGGCCAGTTCCGCATCGACACGCTGACCTCGGGCGGCCCCTACACCGTGACCGCTTCGGCTCCGGGCTTTGAAGGCCAGAGCATCGAAGACCAGTTCATCAGCGTCCAGGGCACCACTCAGTACACCTTCGCGCTCAGCTCGGCTGCAGTCGGCAGCGAAAACGTCATCGTCGTCAGCGCATCGCGCGTGAACGTGACGCAGCTGGCCGTCGGTCCGGGCAGCGGCTTCAGCGAAGTGGTTCTCGAAACCGCTCCTTCGTTCGACCGCGACGTTCGCGACATCATCCGTATCGACCCGCGCGTAACGCTCGACCCCGACACCAGCTCGGGCCAGAACCGCATTTCGTGCCTTGGTGGTAACGACCGTTCGAACGCATTCACCGTCGACGCCATCAGCCAGGGCGACCTTTACGGCCTGAACGGCAACGGCTTCGCATCGCGCAGCTCGACCCCGATCCCGTATGCGGCGATCCGTGAAACCTCGGTTGAATTCGCTCCGTTCGATGTCGAATACGGCCAGTTCACCGGCTGTGCGATCAACGTGATCACCCGCTCGGGCAGCAATGAATTCCACGGCAGCGCCTTCTACGAATATTCGGACGACGGCCTTCGCGGTGGCGACGTTGCAGACGTTCGCACCACTCCGGTCGAGCCGCAGAAGAACTGGGGCGCATCGCTCGGTGGCCCGATCATCAAGGACCGCCTGTTCTTCTTCGGCGCATACTCGCACCAGGAAAGCGGCGAAGCATTCGACTTCGGCCCGCAGGGTGGCGGTTTCGCCAACGAAACGCCCGGCATCACCGTTGCCGACTTCGAGCGTTTCTCGAGCATCCTGTCGACCAAGTACGGCATCGAAACCGGCCCGCTGGTTTACAACCTTCCGTACGAAAACGACCGTTACTTCGGTCGCCTCGACTTCCAGATCAACGACGATCACCGCCTCGAAGCGACCTACCAGCGTCTCGACGAAAGCACTGTGAAGCGTGACGGTATCTTCACGTCGATCACTTCGCCGACGCTGACCGGTCTCAACAACTTCTACAATTCGGGCACCAAGTCGGAATACTACTCGGCTCGCCTGTACTCGGATTGGTCGGACCAGTTCTCGACCGAACTGCGTTACGCTCACTCGCAGATCGACGATATTCAGGATCCCGTCGGTGGCGGTGAAGCACAGTCGGGCAACCCGATCCCGCAGATCAACGTCGGTATCGAGCAGAACGGCATCCGTGGTTCGTTCCAGGCTGGCCCGGGCACCTTCCGCATGGCCAACCAGCTGAACACGACGGTCGATTACGCAACCGCGATCGCCCGCATCAAGGCAGGCGACCACACCTTCAAGATCGGCACGACGTGGAACCAGGTTGAAATCTTCAACCTCTTCGTTCCGGGTTCGAGCGGCACGCTCAACTTCGCTTCGCTCGACGATCTCGAAGCAGGCATCCTGACCAACGGCAGCAGCACCTCGGGCTTCTTCGGCAGCAACCTGGTGAACAACCGTGTCGTTGGCGCTGTCGGCGCAGCTTCGGCAACCGGCGACGTGAACGACGCAGCTGCTCAGTTCAAGCGCACCACCTGGAGCTTCTTCGCCCAGGACGACTGGCAGATGACCGACCGCCTCAGCGCGATCATCGGCGTCCGTGTCGACATGTACGACGGCGATCGTCCGGGCTTCAACCCGCTGTTCGCAGACCGTTACAACGAGCGTTCGAACTCGATCAGCTTCAGCAACCTTCCGGTGTCGTTCCTGCCGCGCGCAGCCTTCACCTACGAAGCTGACGATTTCGGTCCGTTCAGCCGTCCGACCGTTCGCCTCGGCGCCGGCATCTTCTCGGGCGGTGACCCGCTGGTCTGGTTCGGCAACGCCTTCCAGAACAACGGCATCACCTACGCAGAAGGTCGCCTGAACTCGTCGACCTGTTCGGGTCTCTCTTCGCCGTACAACGTCCTTCAGGGCGGTACCTTCACCGGCGTTCCTGACTGTGTCTTCCAGGCCGGTCAGAACATCGCCGCACAGGGTCGCGGCGACACGCAGTCGATCGATCCGGACATCAAGACGCCGAGCGTCGTGCGTTTCAACGCCGGCTTCGAAAGCGGTCTTGACCTGGCAAGCAGCGGCTTCTTCAGCGACTGGAACCTGAAGACCGACTTCATCTACAGCCATTTCCGTGATCCGTTCACCGTTGCCGACCTGTCGCAGGTCATCGACTATCGTGAAGGCCTCAACGGCTACACCATCGATGGTCGTCCGATCTACGCAGCGATCGACCCGACGAACGCCGGTTGTACCGCTGTATTCCAGGGCAACAATCCGGGCCCGATCTTCTCGAACGTGAACGACCCGTGCTTTGCCACGAGCCGTGACGACGAGCTGGTCCTGACCAATGCTGGCAGCTTCAACAGCTGGACGGCTTCGTTCCTTCTGTCGAAGAGCGCATATCGCGGCATCTTCACCGAAGGCGGCCGGATCGACTTCTCGCTGGGCTATGCTTACACCGATGCCCAGGACCGTCGTGCGATGACCAGCTCGACTGCAGGTTCGAACTACGACCGTACGCTCGCATTCGACCTTCAGAACCCTGCTGCTGCGGACTCGATCTACTCGAACACCCACAACATCACGGCTCGCGTGTCGCTGGCGGAAGAATTCTTCGCCGATCACAAGACGCGTCTGACGGCAACCTTCACCGCACGTTCGGGCCGTCACTACGGTCTGGCCTTCGCCGGTGGCGGTGTGTTCAACGACTCGTCGTCGGGTTCGGACAACGCTGTTGTCTACCTCCCGACCGGTGTCAGCGACCCGAACATCTCGCCGCTGTCCGACATGGGTGCGGTTCAGGACCTGGCCGATTTCGCAGCCGGTCTCGACTGTGCGAAGGACTACATCGGACAGAGCATCGCTCGTAACACCTGTGAAAACGACTGGTACTACGACCTCGATCTCAAGCTGTCGCAGGACCTGCCCGGACCGGGTAGCTTCTTCGGCCTCGACGACTCGATCCAGGTCTACGGCATGATCGACAACTTCCTGAACTTGCTCGACAAGGACTGGAACGTGCTTCGTTCGCGCCAGTATGCCGGTCAGCAGCCGGTTGCCGACATCGACGGTGTCGACAGCGAAGGCCGCTACATCATCACCGACTTCATCGGTGAAGAGAACTTCGAAGCCGACAACCAGCTGTACATCCCCGCTTCGGTGTGGCGCATCAAGCTGGGCGTGAGCTACAAGTTCTAA
- a CDS encoding isopenicillin N synthase family dioxygenase: MTDSSNDIAVVSLDQPLENIADDLGRSFSEYGFAVIRDHGIPQELIDRAEAKSKEFFALPTEAKMKYKIEGGGGARGYTPFGVEKAKDAEIFDLKEFWHIGRSLPAGHELAEFMAPNIWPEEVDGFRDTFSELYSAFETAGGRVLEAIAIHLGRDPKFFVPTVEDGNSVMRLLHYPPLPEDAPDGAIRAAAHGDINTITLLLGAEEAGLELLTKEGTWKAVDVPEGALVINVGDMLDRLTNSKLRSTTHRVVNPKGEAVRRARFSMPFFLHFRPDYVIETLPECIEEGHESEAPAPISSHEFLLQRLREINLA; the protein is encoded by the coding sequence ATGACCGACTCATCAAACGATATCGCGGTGGTCTCACTCGACCAGCCGCTCGAAAACATTGCCGACGATCTTGGCCGCAGCTTCTCCGAATATGGCTTTGCCGTCATTCGTGACCACGGCATCCCGCAGGAACTGATCGACCGGGCTGAAGCCAAGTCGAAGGAATTCTTCGCCCTGCCGACCGAAGCCAAGATGAAGTACAAGATCGAAGGCGGCGGCGGTGCCCGGGGCTACACGCCTTTCGGCGTCGAAAAGGCCAAGGATGCAGAGATCTTCGACCTCAAGGAGTTCTGGCACATCGGGCGTTCGCTGCCCGCAGGGCACGAGCTTGCCGAATTCATGGCGCCGAACATCTGGCCGGAAGAAGTCGACGGTTTCCGCGATACTTTCAGCGAACTGTATTCGGCGTTCGAGACCGCTGGCGGGCGCGTGCTCGAAGCGATCGCGATCCACCTTGGCCGCGACCCGAAATTCTTCGTCCCGACAGTCGAGGACGGCAATTCGGTTATGCGACTGTTGCACTATCCGCCCCTGCCCGAAGATGCGCCCGACGGTGCAATCCGCGCTGCGGCGCATGGTGACATCAACACCATTACCCTGCTGCTTGGCGCTGAAGAGGCCGGCCTCGAACTGCTTACCAAGGAAGGCACCTGGAAGGCTGTCGACGTGCCGGAAGGCGCGCTGGTCATCAATGTCGGCGACATGCTCGACCGCCTGACCAATTCGAAGCTGCGTTCGACCACACACCGCGTGGTCAACCCGAAGGGCGAGGCCGTGCGCCGCGCGCGTTTCTCGATGCCGTTCTTCCTCCATTTCCGCCCGGACTACGTCATCGAGACGCTTCCCGAGTGTATTGAGGAAGGCCACGAGTCGGAGGCTCCGGCCCCGATTTCGAGCCACGAATTCCTTCTCCAGCGCCTACGGGAAATCAATCTCGCCTGA